The DNA region ttttccattttaaaaaaatttaaaaaaatttgaaccggttttttttttttaaaaaaaaatcaaattaaaataatcactAACACGCGTCACTAATAAAATGTTGTAAAATTTAGAGTAAAATTTTGTACTCAATTTTTCACCTATAATTGtggaataattattattgtgagtTAAAAATAAGATAGTAACGCAATAGGCAGGGGCGTGCGGGACAAGGCGGTAGGCGTGGGCGTGGCCGTGTTATGCATCAAGGCGTCCAGGCTGAGGGAAATGCATGGGCCGGTCAAGCTaatgaagaggaagatgatgaggatgaggGTATGGATGACTGTGGTAGGAAGGACAATCTGTTGCCCGTTACGATGAATTCCTCTTTTGACGAGGATGAGTCGGGCCCTTCTACTGGTTCGTATGGTACCCATACTACTAGTAGTTCGTATGGTACCCCACCTACTACCCAGTTTGGGGAGTACTCATCATATGGGGTTGTTTCATTCGCTCCATCTTCATTTCAATATCCAAATTATACCACCCCAGCGAGTGTAGTGTACGACCCCACCCAACCTGGGTCATCCTATCAACAACCCCAACCTCACATGCATAATTTTGAACCTCGTCCTACATACAACAATATGCCTTCGAGCCACCCAATACAGGACTTTCACAGGGGAGAGTCATCCGATCAAGGTGGTAGGCAATTGCAATTAACGACAATGGATGAGTTTCTCCCTCAGCCAACTCAGCCGgtccaacaacaacaacgacgGCATCAACGAGGCGCGCCCGCTCGACATTATGTGGAACTGGTTCGCGACATTCCCACCCCAGGTACAAACATATATGCAATTTCTCTAATTTATATTGCCATtcaatttattgtttttaacaAGACTTCATTAACTTAACTTGCAGGGAACACAACTAAATTTTTGGACGACACAggtgctttattttattttacaaatgtatattaaatatgttgaaTTGTAGTAATTTAAAACCGAAATTTATCGTACAAGTTTTAGCGTTACTATCTTATCTTTAACTcgcaataataattattgcccaagtatgacaaaataataattttattaccatcaatctaaataattaaaaaatcatacaaataatcaattaaccatctaatcattaattaattattaataactaATCATTCTAATAACTAACTAATCATTACCTTTTTTACTAATCATTTAAAGCTACATGATCATTACACTAATCATTATCTTTTTAACTAATCATTTAAAGCTAATGATTACCggagtaaaaaaatattaaaagctAACACTCCTCACAACACCACTTCAACACCCGTGGTTGCTTCTTTTGCCAgtttttttttcacaacattTTGGAATCCATTTTAAAAACCCGTGTCCGGCCGGGTAATGATTCATAAAAATgattatacttaaggtataaaagtataactgCACCTATAGTAGTGAAATTAACTAGTAATAatttcctaataattattatgataattaagttttttttttgaatactactactaactctattagaatgcagtatctgtccataactactttctcaacctattgaagcacaagagtaagTATTGCCtttactgaggctcgaatccaccacctcccgtataaagggaagggtttgatgccactggactacaaggtccttggcatggtaattaagttaaacattggtcgttggatttatttttataactagCTTTTTCACGAGCATTGCACGAAtaggataatgcccaatgtttatttttgaataagtacttcaaagtatatcaatacaagattatatatgagatgttcatgcatatgcaattgaatgttgaattcgtttatttaaattgataattcaaagtatatgaatgcaagataatatatgagagttgattataattgtcactaaaataaatgtttgcaattttgtaaaaatgatatagtctaaaaatgatactataaataaatactacttttggtaataaaaatttatgcattttaaatcatattaacaaagaaatatgatttacctttaacatgaacaactgtgatgtaatctaaaaaatattatgggGTAGTTTCAcgtttcttaaaatattgtaacaAATCAATTCAGTGTAACGCAcggacgaaaatactagtatatatagtaatttaaaAAGCTaagctttttttgtttttgaaaattgaaaattaaaatttaaacttaatattattttttgagttaattccattttggtcctagatttataggtagtaatccacttttagtcactttttattaaaacattcacatttggtcttagtattattgtggcatgactatttttggccctccttcaacaaaatcgttaaaataacattaaatacaatgacattttgatcttttctttacaaagtaagttgatccgctatatttttatttggattttttaaaaaaaaatttcatatttgaagaccaaaatgtcctttcatttatgagaattttaacgattttgttggaggtggacaaaaaatggtcatgccacgatattactaggaccaaaatgggatgTTTTGAaacaaatgactaaaagtgaaatgatgcttataaatctaggataaaaaatggaattaactcttttttctttttttttttcttttatgaaaggattaaacttaatattcttAATCCCTAATACTAAAATCCTAAATCCTAAATCCTATTTTACACCTAAAATAGTAAAATCCCTAATCCCCTCAGGCCTCATAAGTCGCAAGTGCAGACTCGCAGGTCTTCGCCAAAGGCAACGCCGGACACCGCAGGTTTCCTCGGAAGCCCACGCCGGTCGCCGCAGCTCTCCTTGGAAGCCAACGCCGTCATCTCCCTCGCCGTCTGCTATCCTCCCTTGCCGCAGCGCCTCCCCTGTGATTCTACCATTGCCGTCGACAAAGAAGCCTTCCCTGCCGACGATGAAGCCTTCCTTGCCGACGACAAAGAACAAATTAggtatttcataatttcattattGGATTagtaattcataatttcattatgTTGATTAGTTTTAGGTATTTCATAATTATGGAGTTCAGATAGTTTTATTAACTGCATTCACGTATTTTTAACATTCAGAAAGAAACTTATCAATCTTAGGATTTTTATATTCACTACTaacttgaaaatattttgttgtttcAGTTCTTAGAATGGTTTTCTCTCACATTATTTTCCAGTTTCTCCACTTTTGGCAAAGGGGTTTTATTGAGTTTACACCAGTACTGCAAACATTTAGCCAGTTTCGGAGTTGCATTTCGAAATTCAATATTGGGATGGGATtagttttttttcatagtattatatAGTCATAgtcaattacggagtattagatTTATTCCCCTCTAattattttcattagaaaaagaaagaacCAAAATAAGAATTGAGCATGCTTTTATGTTCTCACTTAGCTGAACAAGAGCACATATTCGATCATTGGAACATTTTTCTGTGTTGTCTCctcttttaatttgattagcTCACAACCGCGGAAGCGGATGGTATTTTGACGAAAAAGCTTTCTTAAAGTCACTTTACATTGTTGAGGTACTTGCAGCAAATGACCTTGAATGTGAGGATCTAGGATCAATATGTCCAACAGATACAATGGTTTTGAGCAACTACATAGAGGAAATTATAGTGTCTGCAATATCATACTATTTGTTGAATAACAGGGATCCAGAATATCAAAATGGAAGGCTTATTATCTCATCCAAGAGGTACATACCAATATATCTATTATTTTAGCATTATAGATTCTTTACTCCTCCATACTTTTGTTACCTGTATTTATTGTATATTGGGCATGGGAAAGTTTGTCCCATGCATTAGGCATCTTAAGTTGCTAATTAAGCTTAATGGAAAGTATGGTTTTAGCTCCCAAGTAGAATTGAATAGCCAAATcaataacaacaaattaatttttgtgCTGTTAACTGCTGTGAAGGATTGAATCTTTGCTCTTAATAATGTTGTTAATTGCTGTTAATTATCAAAAACTAATTAGAGTTGTTTTTTTCTCTAGTTAAGTAGTTTACACTATGGTTCATTTTACCAGCAGCCCAGAATATTGCATTTAAAAGAATTGACTAAAAAAATTGCTGTTGTTTCTAGTCATAACTCAATGAACTGAAATGAAATAATTTTCTCCCAATTGAAATTTTAGGTCAATTTAGGATAGTTATGCCAAGAATCCATTTAAAATAACCTTTGAAGCTTAGAGTATACAACATTTGGAATTGCCTTAATGAGGTGGTGACAAACTGGGTTGATTTCATACATATTCAAAATAGCCATTTTGTATTCAAaccgtttttatttttaaagatacTCTTTACTTTTCTACTCATTGTACAAAATTCCTGGCTTTGCCACTATTTATACTTCGAAAGAAAAGTTCAATTATGGAAacattttgtgtttttattcAAACCGTTTTGGTTTTTAAATATGGCTTTATTGTTTGAACTTCAACCCCTTGGAGGAAAATCAACACCACCAGTACtggaatatatattttgctCTATTACTAGTATTGTCTCTTGTTCTTGCATTTGAAAAGTTCATACCATGTAAGCATAAGATGCTGATATGGTCCATTTAACTCAAGTGTATCATTAACCATGTGATAACTAAGAGAGGATGCCAGAGTGTGAATAGTTCTACTCACAATGACACAATCAATTGCTGTGAAAAGAAAATATCtaatttgctttattttttctcCCCAGCTGAACATTCCGCCACTGATAATGCGGATTGTAAAACGAAGAGCCCAGTTTCTGGAATTTGGTAATAGTGTAGTGGTTTGGTTGCTCAGAGCGGATTTTCTTGCAATGTTGTTAGTCTGAAGTTTAGTTCCATAATGGCCTTGAGAGGCGTGAAAAACCTCCTTTGCGGATCACGGGTTCTGACTGTCAAGCAGAATGGTATGATGAGATTGAGTTTGGTTTGGTACCACTGCTCGGAGGAATCGGAAAGGGGGTCTTTGCCTTCTGAATGGTATGAAAAAGCCTTCTTAAAGCTAACCAAGTTATCTTGCTTTTTGAAGACTGTGGACTTGATTAATGGAAGGCCTGTTAATGTTATTGATGAATCTAGGGTTCATGATGACATTTTGCTAGAAAACTTACATCATTTCAAGTCCCTAGCTAGAGACTTCATTGGGTGTCCTTCAGTTCAAGAAACAATGAAGAAGAACATGATAGTTGCTTTAGGGAGCAATGCAGAATGCAAAGAGCCTCTTTGTTTTAGTAAAGCTAGTGAGAGAGAATCAATCAGGGTGGATTCACTCACAAAGGTGGCTAAGTTCTTGGACATTTCAGCTCAACAGAGGAAGGTAGTCAGGGCAGCAATATGCCCTCAAGTCACTCGACATCAGATATTTACTGGTGCACTTGAAGAGATACTAGATCTATTGAAATCTGAGATCGAGTATTCTGATTCTAGGTGCCCTAGTAACCAAGTTAAAATGGCAAAGCAGATTGTTGTGAGTTGTCTTAAGGTTTTAGATATTGCGACTTCTTACAACCCAGAGTCCACTTCATGGATGCGAGTTGCACCCGTAAAAGATGCAGATTCACCTACTACTTCACATAAATGGGAAGATATTCTGGAGATGTTCATTGATCTTGTTGACTGCTTGAGTGAAGAAACAAAATTAGCTCTAGATGTTAAGAAGGCAGAGGTCATGAAAGAGGGGCTTTATCAGATAAGGGATGTTAGGATAGATAAAAACATTGGATACAGGGAGACTCGCCATCAGGAAAACTTAGTACAAAAGATATTATCTAAGACACTGGGTCACTCATCTCGGTG from Ipomoea triloba cultivar NCNSP0323 chromosome 6, ASM357664v1 includes:
- the LOC116023192 gene encoding uncharacterized protein LOC116023192 — its product is MALRGVKNLLCGSRVLTVKQNGMMRLSLVWYHCSEESERGSLPSEWYEKAFLKLTKLSCFLKTVDLINGRPVNVIDESRVHDDILLENLHHFKSLARDFIGCPSVQETMKKNMIVALGSNAECKEPLCFSKASERESIRVDSLTKVAKFLDISAQQRKVVRAAICPQVTRHQIFTGALEEILDLLKSEIEYSDSRCPSNQVKMAKQIVVSCLKVLDIATSYNPESTSWMRVAPVKDADSPTTSHKWEDILEMFIDLVDCLSEETKLALDVKKAEVMKEGLYQIRDVRIDKNIGYRETRHQENLVQKILSKTLGHSSRCLFTLLTYYLYGNIQDIEVEVCGGLYEIGQGNKFRLCMGKILTSDEEKILWSGVRQLDKALGLFKFIWETAGMKGDLELQGHLWCIGTDSRSLTYRGNTFLLHGIDHFR